The Halorhabdus sp. BNX81 genome includes a region encoding these proteins:
- a CDS encoding ABC transporter substrate-binding protein, whose amino-acid sequence MSDDRFPADEDGDAGLTRRAWLASGTALLGSGLLAGCLGDGDGTETPAGETPTGTDSQADPTATATPTESTTPTDETATQTDQQDGDEDAGEYSVSMAPMGEVPFEETPEDIFTIMNPYAEMALALGRGDDVNAVYAVEYTNSLMDAITAPLDGVSVDWSDCYDSWNPSKEKLYDLDSDVHLADPAHVVTMGKWERADVEEVAERVAPWFGNKFSAEHATPPEAYADSYEYYTLWETFGHVASVLREQERYEALRREHEALVATIREGLPPESERPTVTMVLPSTSNDTMWVYDVNGPGYHAAHTRPLGAVDAFADDDAVGSGTQIDYEGLLEADPDVLVILGGIVDDHDMPAIRETLAEDPVASAVSAVRNDRIYAQGGRHQGPLMNLFQLEMGAKQLYPEQFGTWPRYESGPYPDLSADEQLFDHHRVAGTITGDR is encoded by the coding sequence ATGTCCGACGACCGATTCCCGGCGGACGAAGATGGGGACGCCGGACTGACTCGACGCGCGTGGCTCGCCAGCGGAACGGCGCTTCTGGGCAGTGGCTTGCTGGCCGGCTGTCTGGGTGACGGGGACGGGACCGAGACGCCGGCAGGTGAGACACCCACGGGGACCGACAGCCAGGCAGATCCGACGGCGACCGCCACGCCGACCGAATCGACGACACCGACCGACGAAACCGCGACACAGACGGACCAGCAGGACGGTGACGAAGATGCAGGCGAATATTCTGTCTCGATGGCCCCCATGGGAGAAGTGCCCTTCGAGGAGACCCCCGAGGACATCTTCACGATCATGAATCCCTACGCCGAGATGGCGCTGGCCCTCGGTCGGGGCGACGATGTCAACGCCGTCTACGCCGTCGAGTACACGAACTCGCTGATGGACGCCATCACCGCACCACTCGATGGCGTCTCCGTCGACTGGAGCGACTGCTATGACTCCTGGAACCCGAGCAAGGAGAAACTCTACGACCTCGACAGCGACGTTCACCTCGCCGATCCCGCTCACGTGGTCACGATGGGCAAGTGGGAGCGCGCGGATGTCGAGGAGGTCGCAGAACGCGTCGCGCCGTGGTTCGGCAACAAGTTCAGCGCCGAACACGCCACACCACCCGAAGCCTACGCCGACAGCTACGAGTACTACACGCTCTGGGAAACCTTCGGCCACGTCGCCTCGGTCCTTCGGGAACAAGAGCGCTACGAGGCCCTTCGACGCGAGCACGAGGCGCTGGTGGCGACGATTCGGGAGGGGCTCCCGCCGGAATCGGAGCGGCCGACAGTCACGATGGTCCTCCCCTCGACGAGCAACGACACGATGTGGGTCTACGACGTGAACGGCCCGGGCTATCACGCTGCCCATACCCGGCCGCTCGGCGCGGTCGATGCCTTCGCCGACGACGACGCCGTCGGCAGCGGCACCCAGATCGACTACGAGGGACTGCTCGAAGCCGATCCGGATGTCCTCGTGATCCTCGGCGGGATCGTCGACGACCACGACATGCCTGCGATCCGGGAGACCCTCGCCGAGGATCCCGTCGCCAGTGCGGTCAGCGCCGTCCGGAACGACCGGATCTACGCCCAGGGCGGGAGACATCAGGGCCCCCTCATGAACCTCTTCCAACTCGAGATGGGCGCAAAACAGCTCTATCCCGAGCAGTTCGGTACGTGGCCACGTTACGAGTCCGGTCCGTATCCGGACCTCTCGGCGGACGAACAGCTATTCGATCACCATCGCGTCGCTGGGACGATCACCGGAGACCGATAG
- a CDS encoding DUF6159 family protein → MGLFRRISIGFGLARRSGRVLRAHPNLLAFPLLGGLAGLAFVMTVFGGLFVADLGSGVVMYATLFVVYVVETFIASFFTAALVAATRETFRGEEPTVRASLAIAWEKRWQLLAWSVIAAVVGVIIRGIEESSEIGGTILAAVFSFAWGVMTYFIVPVIVFEEPSITGMFKQSGRTIKRTWGESLGTLSAISIVTVLLVLGGLGVAVVTFLTVGSTGLPGLVATVVIGGGAVLLAFLVGQALTGVAKTALYVYATDEEAPEFFEDMDFSQLGGGSQRSAGMAGGRI, encoded by the coding sequence ATGGGACTCTTCAGACGCATTTCGATCGGGTTCGGACTGGCACGGCGCAGTGGTCGGGTATTGCGGGCACACCCGAATCTGCTTGCGTTCCCGCTGCTGGGTGGGCTCGCCGGCTTGGCGTTCGTCATGACGGTCTTCGGTGGGTTGTTCGTGGCCGATCTCGGATCGGGGGTAGTCATGTACGCCACGCTGTTCGTCGTCTACGTCGTCGAGACGTTCATCGCCTCCTTTTTCACGGCGGCGTTGGTCGCCGCGACGCGAGAGACCTTCCGGGGAGAGGAGCCCACGGTCCGGGCAAGTCTGGCCATCGCCTGGGAGAAGCGCTGGCAACTGCTGGCGTGGTCGGTCATCGCGGCGGTCGTCGGGGTGATCATCCGGGGAATCGAAGAGTCGAGTGAGATCGGCGGGACGATCCTGGCAGCGGTGTTTAGTTTCGCCTGGGGCGTCATGACGTACTTCATCGTCCCCGTGATCGTCTTCGAGGAGCCCTCGATCACGGGCATGTTCAAGCAGAGCGGCCGGACGATCAAGCGCACGTGGGGTGAATCCCTCGGGACGCTCTCGGCGATCAGTATCGTCACCGTCCTGCTCGTCCTCGGCGGGTTGGGGGTGGCGGTTGTGACGTTCCTGACAGTCGGCAGCACGGGCCTCCCGGGGCTCGTGGCGACAGTCGTGATCGGCGGCGGGGCGGTCCTGCTGGCATTCCTCGTCGGCCAGGCACTGACGGGCGTCGCCAAGACGGCGCTGTACGTCTACGCGACCGACGAGGAGGCTCCGGAGTTCTTCGAGGATATGGACTTCAGTCAACTTGGCGGCGGGAGTCAACGCTCGGCCGGGATGGCCGGCGGTCGGATCTGA
- a CDS encoding NAD(P)/FAD-dependent oxidoreductase, with amino-acid sequence MTDHEESSHATSTERDGRGHTNTTSAGHGGEGGTAATDYDVIVVGGGPAGCSAGVFTARYGLDTLVCDRGRSSLQQCAVVENYPGFPVSIGVETLSTLFEDHATEAGCDVVPELVERIDRPDERVEHRSDDSGFVVETAAGNTHTADRVVAATRYGGEYLRPVLEDDAFETLDGADGRTRLDRSYPDRDGGTPVDGLYIASPSRAADRQAIVAAGRGARVGIEVVEAVRCDQGYPPALAPYYDWVRPESSREDKWGERETWRGVFADRWPADREVDRRRYVALREREIDRRLAAYRSEAEIESTADRGQRRLLEHLEDELVLERAAEIAADRDTLEVDT; translated from the coding sequence ATGACCGACCACGAGGAATCGAGTCACGCGACGAGTACCGAACGTGACGGGCGCGGGCACACGAACACGACGAGCGCCGGTCACGGCGGAGAAGGTGGCACGGCGGCCACCGACTACGACGTAATCGTCGTCGGCGGCGGCCCTGCCGGCTGTTCGGCTGGCGTGTTCACGGCCCGGTACGGGCTGGACACGCTCGTCTGCGACCGCGGGCGCTCATCCCTCCAGCAGTGCGCCGTCGTCGAGAACTACCCCGGATTCCCGGTCAGCATCGGCGTGGAGACACTGTCGACACTGTTCGAGGACCACGCCACCGAAGCCGGCTGTGATGTCGTCCCGGAACTGGTCGAACGGATCGATCGCCCGGACGAACGTGTCGAACACCGCTCGGATGACTCCGGATTCGTCGTCGAGACGGCGGCTGGAAACACCCACACCGCCGACCGGGTCGTCGCGGCGACGCGCTACGGCGGGGAATATCTCCGGCCTGTTCTGGAAGACGACGCCTTCGAGACGCTCGACGGGGCCGACGGCCGGACCAGACTCGACCGCTCGTATCCCGATCGTGACGGCGGGACACCCGTCGACGGCCTATATATCGCCTCGCCCTCGAGAGCGGCGGATCGACAGGCGATCGTGGCCGCCGGTCGCGGCGCGCGTGTCGGGATCGAAGTCGTCGAGGCCGTCCGCTGCGATCAGGGGTACCCGCCCGCGCTCGCCCCCTACTACGACTGGGTCCGCCCCGAGTCATCGCGCGAAGACAAGTGGGGCGAGCGCGAGACCTGGCGAGGGGTGTTCGCCGACCGGTGGCCCGCCGATCGCGAGGTGGATCGCCGCCGCTACGTCGCACTCCGCGAACGGGAGATCGACCGTCGACTCGCGGCGTATCGCTCCGAGGCGGAGATCGAATCGACGGCCGACCGCGGCCAGCGGCGATTGCTCGAGCACCTCGAGGACGAACTCGTCCTCGAACGCGCCGCGGAGATCGCGGCCGACCGGGACACCCTGGAGGTGGACACCTGA
- a CDS encoding 4Fe-4S dicluster domain-containing protein, whose product MSAQPGTPDVEQPSIEDRLYTVKYEDPGESHLDVELAGICEEKCVTQDCVSVCPANVWRMEGDDGVPTIAYENCLECGSCRWACSHGNVVWEYPENGSGVSYKFG is encoded by the coding sequence ATGAGTGCACAACCCGGAACCCCCGACGTCGAACAGCCATCGATCGAAGACCGCCTCTACACCGTCAAGTACGAGGACCCCGGCGAGTCCCACCTCGACGTGGAACTGGCCGGCATCTGCGAGGAGAAGTGCGTCACCCAGGACTGCGTCTCGGTCTGTCCCGCCAACGTCTGGCGGATGGAGGGTGACGACGGCGTCCCAACCATCGCCTACGAGAACTGCCTCGAATGTGGCAGTTGCCGGTGGGCCTGCTCACATGGCAACGTCGTCTGGGAGTACCCAGAGAACGGCAGCGGCGTCTCCTACAAGTTCGGATAG
- a CDS encoding iron ABC transporter permease — protein sequence MAGEPTTRDRVASRLGWLDRVDSALLSLCLASVVVVLVAGFVQIRYGDFAMTWGEAWAAVSDPKVLFSLQAWQGFLLGGELPELSNQSLIVWNMRIPRVIVAVFVGMNLAVSGAIFQAVTRNELASPFILGVSSGAGLAILLTLVAIPGVTFVVPLLVAELHVSTSMLLPVFAAAGGVLAFVIVYAIAWKNGTSPVRLVLAGVIVSTVFGSLQRAMFFFADDLGIVQSAIAWITGSLTGTEWEQVRMVLPWSVLALVLAVLSARQLNVLLLGERTASSLGMRVERVRFALSGVAVLAAAASIAVAGIVGFVGLIVPHMVRNIVGSDYRKLMIGCLFVGPALMVAADVGARLALPVQIPVGIVTGLVGGPYFLYLMRRQESMGEI from the coding sequence ATGGCGGGCGAACCGACGACGCGCGACCGGGTCGCCTCGCGCTTGGGGTGGCTCGATCGCGTCGACAGCGCATTGCTTTCGCTCTGTCTCGCGAGCGTCGTCGTGGTGCTGGTCGCCGGGTTCGTCCAGATCCGCTACGGGGACTTCGCGATGACGTGGGGTGAGGCCTGGGCGGCCGTCTCCGACCCGAAAGTGCTGTTCAGTCTCCAGGCCTGGCAGGGGTTCCTGCTCGGTGGCGAACTTCCCGAACTCTCGAACCAGAGCCTGATCGTCTGGAACATGCGGATCCCGCGGGTGATCGTCGCCGTCTTCGTCGGGATGAATCTGGCCGTCTCGGGGGCGATCTTCCAGGCCGTGACGCGCAACGAACTCGCGAGCCCGTTCATCCTCGGGGTGTCCTCCGGGGCCGGGCTCGCGATCCTCCTGACGCTCGTCGCGATCCCCGGCGTGACGTTCGTCGTCCCGTTGCTCGTCGCCGAACTCCACGTCAGCACGTCGATGCTGTTGCCGGTGTTCGCCGCGGCCGGGGGCGTCCTCGCGTTCGTGATCGTCTATGCCATCGCCTGGAAGAACGGCACCTCGCCGGTCCGGCTGGTGCTTGCGGGCGTGATCGTCAGCACGGTCTTTGGCAGCCTCCAGCGGGCCATGTTCTTCTTCGCTGATGATCTCGGGATCGTCCAGTCGGCGATCGCGTGGATCACTGGCTCGCTGACTGGCACTGAGTGGGAGCAGGTCCGGATGGTCCTGCCATGGTCGGTGCTGGCGCTGGTACTTGCCGTCCTCAGTGCTCGACAGCTGAACGTCCTCCTGCTCGGCGAGCGAACCGCAAGTTCGCTGGGCATGCGCGTCGAACGCGTCCGCTTTGCGCTCTCGGGCGTGGCCGTCCTCGCGGCCGCGGCGAGCATCGCCGTCGCGGGTATCGTCGGGTTCGTCGGGTTGATCGTCCCGCACATGGTGCGCAACATCGTCGGTAGCGACTACCGGAAGCTGATGATCGGCTGTCTGTTCGTCGGCCCGGCGCTGATGGTCGCCGCCGATGTCGGGGCCAGACTCGCCCTGCCGGTCCAGATCCCTGTCGGGATCGTGACCGGGCTCGTCGGCGGGCCGTATTTTCTGTATCTGATGCGCAGACAGGAATCGATGGGTGAGATCTGA
- a CDS encoding ABC transporter ATP-binding protein, giving the protein MDEDTPQTDGGSQAIQPPSGTTGEIAGDATGENDADHGDPSPDASEFLGKDVVAGYPGSEEPVIDDVTIRLPPGQVTALIGPNGSGKSTLLSGLADQLSIDDGTVLLDGTDVHTLEAKELARKLGLLSQENVAPDSLSVADLVGHGRYPHRGFFESLTEADREAIDEAIDLAGVGHLRDREVGSLSGGQQQLVWIAMALAQGTDVLLLDEPTTFLDMHHQLEVMGIVERLRDEREVTVGIVLHDIEQAARYADHVVALRDGAVYDRGPPEAVITEGLLAEVFGVEARVTVTDSGPRVTPLRALHDGDG; this is encoded by the coding sequence ATGGACGAAGACACACCACAGACGGATGGCGGAAGCCAGGCGATACAGCCACCCTCCGGAACCACCGGCGAAATTGCCGGGGACGCCACCGGTGAGAACGACGCTGATCACGGCGACCCTTCCCCCGACGCCAGCGAGTTCCTCGGCAAGGACGTCGTCGCCGGCTATCCCGGGAGCGAGGAGCCAGTGATCGACGACGTGACGATCAGACTCCCGCCCGGGCAGGTGACGGCGCTGATCGGCCCGAACGGCAGCGGCAAGAGTACGCTGCTTTCCGGCCTCGCCGACCAGCTCTCCATCGACGACGGGACCGTTCTGCTCGATGGGACGGACGTCCACACGCTGGAGGCGAAGGAACTCGCCCGCAAGCTCGGACTGCTGTCTCAGGAGAACGTCGCACCCGACAGCCTCTCGGTTGCGGACCTGGTGGGGCACGGGCGGTATCCACACCGGGGGTTCTTCGAGTCGCTCACGGAGGCTGACAGGGAAGCGATCGACGAGGCGATCGACCTGGCGGGGGTCGGCCACCTGCGTGACCGCGAGGTCGGTAGCCTCAGCGGCGGCCAGCAACAACTCGTCTGGATCGCGATGGCGCTGGCCCAGGGGACCGACGTTCTCCTGCTTGACGAGCCGACGACGTTTCTGGATATGCACCACCAGCTGGAGGTGATGGGGATCGTCGAGCGACTCCGCGACGAGCGGGAGGTCACGGTCGGGATCGTCCTTCACGACATCGAGCAGGCGGCCCGGTACGCCGATCACGTCGTCGCGTTGCGGGACGGGGCGGTCTACGATCGCGGCCCCCCCGAGGCGGTGATCACTGAGGGGTTGCTGGCCGAGGTGTTCGGCGTCGAGGCACGGGTCACGGTGACCGACAGCGGTCCACGGGTGACGCCGCTCCGGGCGCTGCACGACGGTGACGGCTGA
- a CDS encoding ZIP family metal transporter: MVTGLFVDLVGENRLVQALIGGVVIAALNLLGASLVLVWRDPSERALDGALGFAAGVMMAAAFTSLIVPGIDATEILVPGVAADGLLRPLPVLIGIALGVLVLDRGDALVPHAHILLTGRKRADAAGQSEQLPIDDPRVASVVLFILAITLHNIPEGLAVGVGFGSGDVGAALALMLAIGIQNIPEGLAVSIAAINAGLDRRLYAAVAGIRAGVVEIPLAVLGALAVTVVAPLLPYAMGFAAGAMVFVISDEIVPETHTRGNERVATLGTMAGVLVMLYLDVALG; this comes from the coding sequence ATGGTGACTGGTCTCTTCGTCGATCTCGTGGGCGAGAACCGGCTCGTCCAGGCGCTGATCGGCGGTGTCGTCATCGCGGCGCTCAACCTGCTTGGCGCGTCGCTCGTCCTGGTCTGGCGCGATCCGAGCGAACGTGCCCTGGACGGCGCGCTGGGATTCGCCGCCGGCGTGATGATGGCCGCGGCGTTCACCAGCCTGATCGTCCCGGGCATCGACGCGACCGAGATCCTGGTGCCGGGTGTCGCCGCCGACGGGTTGCTCCGGCCGCTCCCGGTCCTGATCGGGATCGCCCTGGGCGTCCTCGTGTTGGATCGCGGTGACGCCCTGGTCCCCCACGCCCACATCCTGTTGACGGGCCGCAAGCGGGCGGACGCGGCCGGCCAGTCCGAGCAGCTTCCGATCGACGATCCACGGGTCGCGAGCGTCGTGCTGTTCATCCTCGCGATCACGCTGCACAACATTCCCGAGGGGCTCGCCGTCGGCGTCGGGTTCGGCTCGGGTGACGTCGGCGCTGCCCTGGCGCTCATGCTGGCGATCGGAATCCAGAATATCCCCGAAGGACTCGCCGTCTCGATCGCCGCCATCAACGCCGGTCTCGATCGGCGACTCTACGCCGCCGTCGCCGGGATCCGAGCGGGCGTCGTCGAGATTCCGCTGGCCGTTCTCGGCGCACTCGCCGTGACTGTCGTTGCCCCTCTCCTTCCCTACGCGATGGGCTTTGCGGCGGGTGCGATGGTGTTCGTCATCAGCGACGAGATCGTTCCCGAGACTCACACTCGTGGCAACGAACGCGTCGCGACGCTCGGGACGATGGCCGGCGTGCTCGTGATGTTGTATCTGGACGTGGCGCTGGGGTGA